In Streptomyces sp. NBC_00483, a single window of DNA contains:
- a CDS encoding sugar porter family MFS transporter, which yields MGAAQSAPPKKPVERGSAFSVFVALGASLGGLLYGYDTGIIGSALLFLRDDFGIGDNAFLQSVITSITLLGAIAGAVLTGPLSDRLGRRKTVLVVSAAFIAFAIGCALAPDVGTLIAFRFLLGVPVGGASQIIPLYISELAPPKSRGSQAVLFQVMICVGTLLAYASGHVLGADAAWREMLGIAAIPAVLFLIAMTLLPESPRWLAIRGREAEARAVLRRVRADEASVEAEIHDIRQIDSSDTGTWTDLRRRWVRPALVAGVGVAFFSQATGISAIIYYAPSLLELAGFGTGAATLASIGVGVSLTVFTVLGIYLLERWGRRRLTLIGLPGAVVVLGIMAALLPWTASASASIGSGAQTVVVVCLLAYFAFNGGSLSVVAWLYFAEIFPLTVRGKGVSFCAFVLWVTNFLLTLVLLFAADGLGVGMVFGALAALNALAFVFVWFWMPETKGRTLEEIEASLRNGTFTPHRNRPVGRSASSDQTQKDPVYDHD from the coding sequence ATGGGCGCCGCACAGTCGGCCCCGCCGAAGAAGCCGGTCGAGCGTGGTTCCGCCTTCTCCGTCTTCGTCGCGCTGGGCGCGAGTCTCGGTGGCCTGCTCTACGGGTACGACACCGGCATCATCGGTTCCGCCCTGCTGTTCCTGCGCGACGACTTCGGCATCGGGGACAACGCGTTCCTCCAGTCGGTCATCACTTCCATCACGCTGCTCGGCGCGATTGCGGGCGCGGTACTGACCGGGCCGCTCTCCGACCGGCTCGGCAGGCGCAAGACGGTCCTGGTCGTCTCTGCAGCGTTCATCGCGTTCGCGATCGGCTGTGCACTCGCACCGGACGTGGGCACCCTGATCGCTTTCCGATTCCTGCTCGGTGTGCCGGTCGGCGGCGCCTCGCAGATCATCCCGCTCTACATATCCGAGCTGGCACCACCCAAGAGCCGTGGCTCCCAGGCCGTGCTCTTCCAGGTGATGATCTGCGTCGGCACGCTGCTCGCCTACGCTTCCGGTCACGTGCTCGGGGCCGACGCGGCCTGGCGCGAGATGCTCGGCATCGCCGCGATACCGGCCGTACTGTTCCTGATCGCGATGACGCTGCTGCCGGAGAGCCCACGCTGGCTTGCCATACGCGGTCGTGAGGCGGAGGCCAGGGCAGTCCTGCGTCGTGTGCGCGCCGACGAAGCCTCGGTGGAGGCGGAGATCCACGACATCCGGCAGATCGACTCGAGTGACACCGGTACCTGGACGGACCTGCGCCGACGGTGGGTACGACCGGCGCTCGTCGCCGGGGTCGGGGTGGCGTTCTTCTCCCAGGCCACCGGGATCAGCGCGATCATCTATTACGCGCCCTCACTGCTCGAACTCGCCGGGTTCGGCACGGGGGCCGCGACACTCGCGTCCATCGGTGTCGGGGTGTCGCTGACCGTCTTCACGGTCCTCGGGATCTACCTGCTCGAACGCTGGGGCAGGCGCAGGCTCACGCTCATCGGACTGCCCGGTGCGGTCGTGGTGCTGGGCATCATGGCGGCGTTGCTGCCGTGGACGGCATCGGCATCGGCGTCGATCGGCTCAGGGGCACAGACCGTCGTCGTGGTGTGCCTGCTGGCCTACTTCGCGTTCAACGGCGGCAGCCTGTCCGTGGTCGCGTGGCTCTACTTCGCGGAGATCTTCCCGTTGACCGTGCGGGGGAAGGGCGTCAGCTTCTGCGCGTTCGTGCTGTGGGTGACCAACTTCCTGCTCACTCTCGTGCTGCTGTTCGCCGCCGACGGCTTGGGCGTCGGGATGGTGTTCGGTGCGCTCGCGGCACTGAACGCGTTGGCCTTCGTGTTCGTGTGGTTCTGGATGCCGGAGACCAAGGGACGAACCCTGGAAGAGATCGAAGCCAGCCTCCGCAACGGAACATTCACACCTCACCGCAACCGGCCCGTCGGCCGGTCCGCCTCTTCCGACCAGACACAGAAAGACCCGGTGTACGACCATGACTGA
- a CDS encoding alcohol dehydrogenase catalytic domain-containing protein encodes MTDHGARPATMKSLVLHGKRDLRLEERPVPSPGRGEVLLAVGSVGVCGSDKHFYTEGRASSDVMTEPFVMGHEFGGRITAVGEGVDEGRVGERVAVEPLVPCGSCRQCTHGEYNICPTQKFHGVPGAEGALQEYVVVPAANAFPIPDSVSDAAAAMVETISVSLWAGERAGITIGESVLITGGGPIGLFALQVARNRGAAHVVLVEPQEARRDLAKSLGAETVASLEEAEGTFDVLMECTGVQQVRHDGCLYVRPGGRAVFIGVGHQDAGVPMPAVIEREVEIRGVMRYRFTWPTVIAGLRDGRFQADDLVTRTLPLEEAHLAWTQAPQGPDVKTIIRVGTQP; translated from the coding sequence ATGACTGACCACGGAGCACGGCCCGCGACCATGAAGTCGCTTGTGCTGCACGGCAAGCGGGACCTGAGGCTGGAGGAACGTCCGGTGCCCTCTCCGGGCCGCGGCGAGGTTCTGCTTGCCGTCGGCTCGGTCGGTGTGTGCGGCTCGGACAAGCACTTCTACACCGAGGGGCGCGCCAGCAGCGACGTCATGACGGAGCCCTTCGTCATGGGCCACGAATTCGGGGGCCGCATCACGGCCGTCGGAGAGGGCGTGGACGAGGGCAGGGTCGGAGAGCGCGTGGCGGTGGAGCCGCTGGTTCCGTGCGGCTCGTGCAGGCAGTGCACGCATGGCGAGTACAACATCTGCCCGACCCAGAAGTTCCACGGCGTCCCCGGAGCGGAAGGTGCGCTCCAGGAGTACGTCGTGGTACCGGCGGCCAACGCCTTCCCGATCCCGGACTCCGTGAGCGACGCCGCAGCGGCCATGGTGGAGACCATCTCCGTCTCTTTGTGGGCCGGCGAACGGGCCGGGATCACCATCGGGGAGAGCGTTCTCATCACCGGAGGAGGCCCGATCGGCCTGTTCGCCCTCCAGGTCGCGCGCAACAGGGGTGCCGCACACGTCGTCCTGGTCGAGCCGCAAGAGGCCCGCAGGGATCTCGCCAAGAGCCTCGGGGCCGAAACGGTCGCTTCGCTGGAGGAGGCCGAGGGAACCTTCGACGTGCTCATGGAATGCACAGGTGTACAGCAGGTCCGCCACGACGGATGCCTGTATGTCCGGCCCGGGGGCCGCGCAGTCTTCATCGGTGTCGGACACCAAGACGCCGGCGTGCCCATGCCGGCAGTCATCGAGCGTGAGGTGGAGATCCGCGGCGTCATGCGGTACCGCTTCACCTGGCCCACCGTCATCGCCGGTCTCCGCGACGGCCGCTTCCAGGCGGACGACCTCGTCACTCGCACACTTCCGTTGGAAGAAGCACACCTGGCATGGACGCAGGCCCCTCAGGGGCCGGACGTGAAGACCATCATCCGGGTGGGCACGCAGCCGTAG
- a CDS encoding bestrophin-like domain, which produces MYLYGVLVACGAFVLGATAAWLWTRHVDRRWPIQSGPVVAASCGAVASLYVLTIAFLIVNTSASLGNARAGAVAESGALRDAYLVAQRYPAAERRELQASLRTYTDTVIDVEWPRLARGEDSPAAWNQLDALHNRILASHDAPALAQADLRTALHEVYVQRRLRVAAADDGIPPVLLGFLISTAVLVPLYFLLMGWPTGVRARAGLGTTAALFAAGIWIVLQLNHPFASGIRVTSDSFKDALARMEQVDSRDVPAASLPRS; this is translated from the coding sequence ATGTATCTGTACGGGGTGCTGGTCGCGTGCGGCGCGTTCGTGCTCGGCGCGACTGCGGCGTGGCTCTGGACTCGTCATGTCGACCGGCGGTGGCCCATCCAGAGCGGTCCGGTCGTAGCCGCTTCGTGCGGTGCCGTCGCGTCGCTGTATGTCCTCACGATCGCGTTCCTGATCGTCAACACCAGTGCGAGCCTGGGCAATGCCCGCGCGGGTGCTGTCGCCGAGTCCGGCGCGCTGCGTGACGCCTATCTGGTGGCCCAGCGCTACCCGGCTGCCGAGAGGCGCGAACTTCAGGCTTCCTTGCGTACGTACACCGACACGGTGATCGACGTGGAGTGGCCGCGCCTCGCCCGTGGTGAGGACTCGCCGGCCGCATGGAATCAGCTGGACGCTCTCCACAACCGCATCCTGGCGAGTCACGATGCCCCGGCCCTCGCTCAGGCGGATCTGCGCACCGCGCTGCACGAGGTCTACGTACAGCGGCGGCTCAGGGTCGCGGCAGCGGACGACGGCATCCCGCCCGTACTGCTCGGCTTCCTGATCTCCACCGCGGTCCTCGTCCCGCTGTACTTCCTGCTGATGGGGTGGCCCACCGGCGTGCGTGCCAGGGCAGGACTGGGGACGACCGCGGCGCTGTTCGCGGCGGGGATCTGGATCGTGCTGCAGCTCAACCACCCCTTCGCGAGCGGGATACGGGTCACCTCGGACAGCTTCAAGGACGCCTTGGCCCGCATGGAGCAGGTGGACAGCCGTGACGTTCCCGCGGCGTCGTTGCCCCGCTCATGA
- a CDS encoding D-arabinono-1,4-lactone oxidase, with amino-acid sequence MTRSWSNWAGTARCSPQTYAIARSEADVATLVRAARERGVPVRAVGAGHSFAPLACTPGMLVDVRRLRGVLAIGRADAATGAVTVTVGAGTSLGELAAALHLRGLTVHGLPTTTAPTLAGAVATGTHGGGRHASLSAQVVGFRVVTGTGDMRDVDLESDLLPAFRVSLGALGVVTRLVLRCVPGQLLERREADGALGGLLADPVRWAASAEHVSAFWFPWQDRVRHHTLQPASDARPSAAVSPVVTIRDDLLRGWALRAAVARSPLPRAAAQRLAELCRPAPAPPHRGPAHTCCVFPQRLRFAALEYGIPLERLPEAVERLRVALRRTGFTSVLPLEIRPGPAETAWLSPAQGRATAWINLAAPRTPGRDRWLRTAEEILVEAGGRPHWAKRHSLDASVLHDRYRHWHDFRAARDAFDPDRVFRSPYLDRLLGS; translated from the coding sequence ATGACGCGCTCGTGGTCCAACTGGGCCGGCACAGCCCGCTGTTCGCCGCAGACGTACGCAATCGCGCGGAGCGAGGCGGACGTGGCCACCCTGGTCCGGGCCGCCCGGGAGCGCGGGGTCCCGGTGCGGGCGGTCGGCGCGGGCCACTCGTTCGCACCGCTGGCCTGTACGCCCGGGATGCTCGTGGACGTACGACGACTGCGCGGGGTGCTGGCGATCGGCAGGGCCGACGCGGCCACCGGAGCGGTCACGGTGACCGTGGGCGCCGGTACGTCGCTGGGCGAGTTGGCCGCGGCGCTGCACCTGCGGGGACTCACGGTCCACGGTCTGCCCACGACGACCGCGCCCACGCTCGCCGGCGCCGTCGCCACCGGCACTCACGGCGGCGGCCGGCACGCGTCGCTGTCGGCGCAGGTGGTCGGGTTCCGGGTGGTGACGGGGACGGGCGACATGCGCGATGTGGACCTGGAGAGTGACCTGTTGCCCGCGTTCCGGGTATCGCTGGGGGCGCTGGGCGTGGTGACCCGGCTGGTGCTTCGCTGCGTGCCGGGGCAGTTGCTGGAACGCCGCGAGGCGGACGGCGCGTTGGGCGGCCTCCTGGCCGATCCGGTGCGGTGGGCGGCATCGGCCGAACACGTGTCGGCGTTCTGGTTCCCCTGGCAGGACCGGGTGCGCCACCACACCCTGCAACCTGCGTCGGACGCACGGCCGTCCGCCGCCGTCTCGCCGGTGGTGACGATCCGCGACGACCTGCTGCGCGGCTGGGCGCTGCGCGCCGCCGTCGCCCGCAGCCCGCTCCCCCGGGCGGCCGCGCAACGACTGGCCGAACTGTGCCGCCCGGCTCCGGCCCCGCCGCACCGGGGCCCGGCCCACACCTGCTGCGTGTTCCCGCAGCGCCTGCGGTTCGCGGCCCTGGAGTACGGCATCCCTCTGGAGCGGCTGCCCGAAGCGGTGGAGCGGCTGCGCGTGGCGCTGCGGCGTACCGGTTTCACCAGCGTCCTGCCGCTGGAGATTCGGCCGGGCCCGGCCGAAACCGCCTGGCTGAGCCCGGCGCAGGGCCGCGCGACCGCGTGGATCAACCTCGCGGCGCCGCGCACGCCCGGCCGCGACCGCTGGCTGCGAACCGCCGAAGAGATCCTCGTCGAGGCCGGGGGCCGCCCGCACTGGGCGAAACGGCACAGCCTCGACGCCTCGGTTCTGCACGACCGTTACCGCCACTGGCACGACTTCCGCGCCGCACGCGACGCGTTCGACCCGGACCGTGTGTTCCGTAGCCCTTACCTGGACCGGCTGCTCGGGTCATGA
- a CDS encoding NAD-dependent epimerase/dehydratase family protein produces the protein MSSLLGTDQPHALVAGSGGFIGGHLVARLLAEGQRVTAVDVKPLDRWYQLHPKALNLSADLALREACQEVADGVDEIYNLAADMGGIGFIENNKAACMLSVLINTHLLLAARDRGVGRYFYASSACVYPAYRQGSARVEALCEDMAYPAEPEDGYGWEKLFAERMGRHFAEDFGLTVRIARFHNVYGPYGSWDDGREKAPAALCRKVAEAVRDGREEIEVWGDGTRTRSFMYVDDCIEGIRRIMRSDVEQPLNLGTSELITVGDLARLVARTAGVRLRHRYDTAAPQGVHGRNSDNTLIRAALGWAPVVPLAEGLRPTYAWIAAQVDAAAPVPSTTLGA, from the coding sequence ATGTCGTCGCTTCTCGGCACGGACCAACCGCATGCACTCGTCGCCGGTTCGGGCGGCTTCATCGGCGGCCACCTCGTCGCCCGGCTGCTCGCCGAGGGGCAACGGGTCACCGCCGTCGACGTCAAACCGCTCGACCGCTGGTACCAACTCCACCCGAAGGCCCTGAACTTGAGTGCGGACCTGGCGCTGCGCGAGGCGTGCCAGGAGGTGGCGGACGGCGTCGACGAGATCTACAACCTCGCCGCCGACATGGGCGGCATCGGGTTCATCGAGAACAACAAAGCGGCCTGCATGCTGTCCGTGCTCATCAACACCCACCTCCTGTTGGCCGCGCGGGACCGCGGGGTGGGGCGCTACTTCTATGCGTCGTCGGCGTGCGTGTACCCCGCGTACCGGCAGGGCAGCGCCCGGGTCGAGGCGCTGTGCGAGGACATGGCGTATCCGGCCGAGCCGGAGGACGGGTACGGGTGGGAGAAGCTGTTCGCCGAGCGGATGGGCCGGCATTTCGCCGAGGACTTCGGCCTGACCGTGCGCATCGCCCGGTTCCACAATGTGTACGGCCCGTACGGATCGTGGGACGACGGCCGCGAGAAGGCCCCGGCGGCGCTCTGCCGCAAGGTGGCCGAGGCCGTGCGGGACGGGCGCGAGGAGATCGAGGTGTGGGGCGACGGCACCCGTACCCGAAGCTTCATGTACGTCGACGACTGCATCGAGGGCATCCGCCGGATCATGCGCAGTGACGTCGAACAGCCGTTGAATCTGGGCACCTCTGAACTGATCACCGTGGGCGACCTGGCCCGTCTGGTCGCGCGGACCGCAGGGGTCCGCCTGCGCCACCGTTACGACACAGCTGCCCCGCAGGGTGTGCACGGCCGCAACAGCGACAACACGCTGATCCGTGCCGCTCTCGGCTGGGCCCCGGTCGTCCCGCTGGCCGAGGGGCTGCGGCCGACGTACGCGTGGATCGCCGCACAGGTCGACGCGGCGGCGCCGGTGCCCTCCACGACGCTCGGAGCATGA
- a CDS encoding glycosyltransferase, with translation MFESHDDTGADEGTLIVHDYLGHPFQIGLSNELARRGRRVTHLYRADLIGPRGDLHRTTADAVVRAVAGGADSTGHGNGRAVRPAGNTTVRYARAVRQAALAAVHEARAAGAVAPATLLTGNAPPRVQGELLRVARAQGWRYVYWLQDVYSAAASSGRCEAAWEAHTLRGSDHVVAVTDGFARAARALGVAPERITVEPNWAPLPAEYVPPGAAPWPPVAAFRRAGDPVLLYAGTLDERHAPGLLAHLAAACGRAGLGQVVVVSQGAGRELLERWRSERRLTRLTLLDLRPYDEVPAMLAAADVLLVTLAHEAADVSAPSKLLSCLAAGRCVLTAAPPGTETARVVAESGGGEVTDPRDATAFCAAAVRLLTDPRRRARHGAAGRIWARRTFRLTDIADRFTRVL, from the coding sequence GTGTTTGAGTCACACGATGACACAGGCGCGGACGAAGGCACGCTCATCGTCCACGACTACCTCGGACACCCCTTCCAGATCGGCCTGAGCAACGAACTGGCCCGGCGGGGGCGCCGGGTGACGCACCTCTACCGGGCGGACCTGATCGGGCCCCGGGGCGATCTGCACCGCACCACTGCGGACGCCGTCGTGCGCGCTGTCGCAGGAGGCGCGGACAGTACGGGCCACGGGAACGGTCGGGCCGTACGACCGGCCGGGAACACGACGGTGCGCTACGCCCGGGCGGTGCGGCAGGCCGCTCTGGCCGCCGTGCACGAGGCGCGGGCAGCCGGTGCCGTGGCGCCCGCGACGCTCCTCACCGGAAACGCGCCGCCCCGGGTGCAGGGCGAACTGCTGCGCGTCGCCCGGGCGCAGGGATGGCGGTACGTGTACTGGCTTCAGGACGTGTACTCCGCGGCCGCCTCGTCCGGGCGGTGCGAGGCCGCGTGGGAGGCGCACACGCTGCGCGGCAGCGATCACGTCGTCGCCGTGACGGACGGTTTCGCGCGGGCGGCCCGCGCGCTCGGAGTGGCACCCGAGCGGATCACCGTCGAGCCCAACTGGGCTCCCCTGCCCGCGGAATACGTGCCGCCCGGCGCCGCACCATGGCCGCCGGTCGCCGCCTTCCGCCGGGCCGGCGATCCCGTGCTGTTGTACGCGGGCACGCTGGACGAGCGGCACGCCCCCGGGTTGCTCGCGCACCTCGCCGCGGCCTGCGGTCGGGCCGGCCTCGGGCAAGTGGTCGTGGTCAGCCAGGGCGCCGGACGCGAACTGCTCGAACGGTGGCGGTCCGAACGCCGCCTGACGCGCCTGACCCTGCTCGACCTGCGCCCGTACGACGAAGTACCGGCGATGCTGGCGGCCGCCGACGTCCTGCTGGTGACGCTGGCCCACGAGGCGGCCGATGTCTCGGCACCGTCGAAACTGCTGTCCTGCCTGGCCGCGGGCCGCTGCGTGCTGACGGCCGCCCCGCCCGGCACCGAGACGGCGCGTGTGGTGGCGGAGTCCGGGGGCGGTGAGGTGACGGACCCGCGGGACGCCACCGCCTTCTGCGCCGCCGCGGTGCGGTTGCTCACCGACCCGCGGCGCCGTGCGCGTCACGGTGCCGCGGGGCGCATCTGGGCCCGGCGCACCTTCCGTCTGACCGACATTGCCGACCGCTTCACCCGTGTGCTGTGA
- a CDS encoding glycohydrolase toxin TNT-related protein (This protein contains a domain related to Tuberculosis Necrotizing Toxin, which is the C-terminal effector domain of outer membrane channel protein CpnT, and which has a lethal NAD+-glycohydrolase activity.) produces the protein MARDNRDTALRFALLDADGDGVVTWHDFEHRLLTLAQADPGIGSAGLFRVRTGFRALWRSMQAAMDTDDDNQITFAEYEAYEHSSAGQTGVQPGGGAEPATAADAHGAPAVPAHPRRPAELVEVPLPSGGAAAADFSGYQPCGTGTVQSFLQTFWNPSGGWRYPEADGFARTADGAPVAFPSVLLHRETVDRYGREHGTYLAPVGTPVAARAIPPETLRHAEGERPWNYHRYEVLRDFSVLAGPTAPAFAQSGYGIQYKLKQELLNDAPERLTVAWLVAAGYLRLVDASGG, from the coding sequence GTGGCGCGTGACAACAGGGACACCGCACTTCGTTTCGCGCTGCTGGACGCGGACGGCGACGGGGTTGTCACCTGGCACGACTTCGAACACCGGCTGCTCACCCTCGCGCAAGCCGATCCGGGCATCGGCAGCGCGGGGCTCTTCCGGGTGCGCACCGGTTTCCGCGCACTGTGGCGGTCCATGCAGGCCGCCATGGACACCGACGACGACAACCAGATCACCTTCGCCGAGTACGAGGCGTACGAGCACTCATCGGCCGGGCAGACCGGCGTACAACCGGGCGGGGGTGCGGAGCCCGCCACGGCGGCGGACGCACACGGAGCGCCCGCGGTCCCCGCCCACCCCCGGAGACCCGCCGAACTGGTGGAGGTGCCCCTGCCCAGCGGCGGTGCCGCCGCGGCGGACTTCAGCGGCTATCAGCCCTGTGGGACCGGCACCGTCCAGTCGTTCCTGCAGACCTTCTGGAATCCGTCCGGCGGCTGGCGGTACCCGGAGGCCGACGGGTTCGCGCGAACGGCCGACGGGGCGCCGGTGGCCTTCCCCTCCGTCCTGCTGCATCGCGAAACGGTCGACCGCTACGGCCGCGAGCACGGCACCTACCTGGCCCCCGTGGGCACGCCTGTCGCCGCCAGGGCGATCCCCCCGGAGACTCTGCGCCACGCCGAGGGCGAGCGCCCCTGGAACTACCACCGCTACGAGGTGTTGAGGGACTTTTCCGTACTGGCCGGCCCGACGGCCCCCGCGTTCGCCCAATCCGGCTACGGCATCCAGTACAAGCTGAAGCAGGAGCTGCTGAACGATGCCCCCGAGCGCCTGACGGTGGCCTGGCTGGTCGCGGCGGGCTATCTGCGCCTCGTGGATGCGTCCGGCGGGTGA
- a CDS encoding GDSL-type esterase/lipase family protein gives MPRLGAALVHHAWAFAERYGRVTAQRPGRHRFARLGDGACLAFPPGAVFGEQVIAIGDATLVGPYVSLSAGYPFQPVQAPGLVVRIGARCLVGRGSHIVGHHRVEIGDDVYIAPYAYITDQNHGYADPDLPIGIQPPVNAPVVIGDGCWLGAGVTVLPGTRLGRGVTVAAGAVVRGTFPDRCVIAGVPARMVRMHVPGEGWQKPHQQPYKEERMKKPPEGDIPIMVVGDSISHGSSGDWTWRYFFWKHLKNAGLSIDLVGPKDTLDNIRTEEVGDDDATYADPGFDRDHDAQWGRPYVQEKEVIEEKVAEHEPEYLLVLLGINDLFWYGVTPSQFAANLREFLTNARRAAPDVRIVIGTVLETQKALDDTGFAELVAETNEQLRSVAAEMDVPVAETAAEFRALEHTWDGTHPNPNGEVRIAAAFADRLAESYGLGAPYPRPYPVLDVVDPVAKAPIDGAD, from the coding sequence ATGCCGCGGCTGGGCGCTGCCCTGGTGCACCACGCGTGGGCCTTCGCGGAGCGGTACGGGCGGGTGACGGCGCAGCGTCCGGGCCGCCACCGGTTCGCGCGGCTCGGCGACGGTGCATGCCTCGCCTTTCCGCCCGGGGCGGTCTTCGGCGAGCAGGTCATCGCCATCGGGGACGCCACTCTGGTGGGTCCGTACGTGAGCCTGTCGGCGGGCTACCCGTTCCAGCCCGTGCAGGCCCCGGGGCTCGTGGTGCGGATCGGCGCGCGCTGTCTGGTCGGCCGGGGCAGCCACATCGTCGGCCACCACCGGGTGGAGATCGGCGACGACGTGTACATCGCCCCGTACGCCTACATCACCGACCAGAACCACGGTTACGCCGACCCGGACCTGCCCATCGGCATCCAGCCGCCCGTGAACGCCCCGGTCGTCATCGGCGACGGCTGCTGGCTCGGCGCGGGCGTGACCGTGCTGCCCGGCACCCGTCTCGGCCGGGGCGTCACGGTCGCCGCGGGCGCCGTCGTGCGCGGCACCTTCCCCGACCGGTGCGTGATCGCGGGCGTCCCGGCGCGGATGGTGCGCATGCACGTACCGGGCGAGGGTTGGCAGAAGCCTCACCAGCAGCCATATAAGGAGGAACGCATGAAAAAGCCGCCCGAGGGTGACATCCCCATCATGGTCGTCGGTGATTCGATCAGTCACGGCAGCAGCGGCGACTGGACCTGGCGCTACTTCTTCTGGAAGCACCTGAAGAACGCGGGCCTGAGCATCGACCTGGTCGGCCCGAAGGACACCCTCGACAACATCCGCACGGAGGAGGTCGGCGACGACGACGCGACGTACGCGGACCCCGGCTTCGACCGCGACCACGACGCGCAGTGGGGCCGCCCGTACGTACAAGAGAAGGAGGTCATCGAGGAGAAGGTCGCCGAGCACGAACCGGAGTACCTGCTCGTACTCCTCGGCATCAATGATCTCTTCTGGTACGGGGTGACGCCCTCCCAATTCGCCGCGAATCTACGGGAGTTCCTGACCAATGCCCGGCGCGCGGCCCCTGACGTACGGATCGTGATCGGCACCGTACTGGAGACGCAGAAGGCCCTGGACGACACCGGGTTCGCGGAGCTCGTGGCGGAGACGAACGAGCAACTGCGTTCTGTGGCAGCCGAGATGGACGTGCCGGTCGCCGAGACGGCGGCCGAGTTCCGCGCCCTCGAGCACACCTGGGACGGCACGCATCCCAACCCCAACGGCGAGGTGCGCATCGCGGCCGCGTTCGCCGACCGGCTCGCCGAGTCGTACGGGCTGGGCGCGCCGTACCCGCGTCCCTATCCGGTCCTCGACGTGGTCGACCCGGTGGCGAAGGCCCCGATCGACGGCGCCGACTGA
- a CDS encoding bestrophin-like domain: MELWLLNHLNTFGLALLLVGGLVAFALLGAVHVRRRFPRSVNGEQNEMVGVLLGMYGAIYGIFLAFVVVAEWEGLGVAEQVVASESANAASIVRDVAVFPEKDERHVVDAVGLYVHAVVDDQWPKMRRGVPDSAATEHAMSSLFHALQSYEPKTESQKAYYETAAGHVNAMSADRRSRLAIARSGLPTLLKILVYGGAIVMIPLTLLLGIRDRRAQLMFVGCSTALIGLALLLAVTLDRPFAGELSVSPDPYQTGVLAQFWE, encoded by the coding sequence ATGGAACTCTGGCTGCTCAACCACCTGAACACCTTCGGTCTGGCCCTTCTCCTCGTCGGCGGTCTCGTCGCGTTCGCCCTCCTCGGCGCAGTCCATGTGCGTCGCAGATTCCCTCGGTCGGTGAACGGTGAGCAGAACGAGATGGTCGGTGTGCTGCTCGGGATGTACGGGGCGATCTACGGGATCTTCCTCGCGTTCGTGGTGGTCGCGGAGTGGGAGGGGCTCGGGGTGGCCGAGCAGGTCGTTGCCTCGGAGTCCGCCAACGCCGCCTCGATCGTCCGTGACGTGGCGGTCTTCCCCGAGAAGGACGAGCGGCACGTGGTGGACGCGGTCGGTCTCTACGTGCACGCGGTGGTGGACGACCAGTGGCCGAAGATGCGGCGCGGAGTTCCGGACAGCGCAGCCACCGAGCACGCGATGAGCTCCCTGTTCCACGCCCTGCAGTCGTACGAGCCGAAGACCGAGAGCCAGAAGGCTTACTACGAGACGGCTGCCGGGCATGTGAACGCCATGTCGGCCGACCGGCGCAGTCGACTGGCCATCGCGAGGTCCGGACTGCCGACGCTGCTGAAGATCCTCGTTTACGGCGGCGCGATCGTGATGATCCCGCTGACTCTTCTCCTCGGCATCCGTGACCGCAGGGCCCAACTGATGTTCGTGGGCTGCTCCACGGCGCTGATCGGATTGGCGCTGCTGCTCGCGGTGACCCTGGACCGGCCGTTCGCGGGCGAGCTGTCGGTGTCACCCGACCCGTACCAGACGGGGGTGCTCGCACAGTTTTGGGAGTAG
- a CDS encoding response regulator codes for MTRILVVEDDPQLVRALVINLQARKFGVDAAPDGATALRVAAARRPDVVVLDLGLPDMDGVDVIKGLRAWTRVPIMVLSARRASEEKVAALDAGADDYVTKPFSMDELLARLRAAVRRTETTPVAPDTVVVQTADFTVDLVAKKTKRDGHDVRLTPTEWHLLEILVCNPGRLVTQKQLLQEVWGVSQSSKTNYLRVYMAQLRRKLEVDPSHPRYLITEPGMGYRFENPGN; via the coding sequence TTGACGCGGATACTGGTGGTCGAGGACGATCCGCAGCTCGTGCGGGCCCTCGTGATCAATTTGCAGGCGCGCAAGTTCGGCGTCGACGCGGCACCCGACGGAGCCACCGCGCTCCGCGTGGCCGCCGCCCGCCGGCCGGACGTGGTCGTCCTCGATCTTGGACTGCCCGACATGGACGGCGTCGACGTCATCAAGGGGCTGCGCGCCTGGACCCGCGTACCGATCATGGTGCTCTCGGCCCGCCGCGCCTCCGAGGAGAAGGTCGCCGCCCTCGACGCGGGCGCCGACGACTACGTCACCAAGCCGTTCAGCATGGACGAGTTGCTGGCCCGGCTGCGGGCCGCGGTGCGCCGCACCGAGACCACGCCCGTAGCCCCCGACACCGTCGTCGTGCAGACGGCCGACTTCACGGTCGACCTCGTCGCGAAGAAGACGAAGCGGGACGGCCACGACGTACGCCTGACGCCCACCGAATGGCATCTGCTGGAGATCCTCGTCTGCAACCCCGGCCGCCTGGTCACCCAGAAACAGCTGCTCCAGGAGGTCTGGGGAGTCTCGCAGAGCAGCAAGACGAACTATCTCCGGGTCTATATGGCCCAGTTGCGGCGCAAGCTCGAAGTGGACCCCTCCCATCCGCGCTATCTGATCACCGAGCCCGGCATGGGCTACCGATTCGAGAATCCAGGGAACTGA